In one Accipiter gentilis chromosome 4, bAccGen1.1, whole genome shotgun sequence genomic region, the following are encoded:
- the JCAD gene encoding junctional cadherin 5-associated protein isoform X4 — protein sequence MGPAGKSFLMAQLYDGYRHEIAGNRSAQRTLNGFEAESRAGAYSKKPLVKTNSSSTESSHGSQGRQAGPGYHHDLQGLSTFHTSEGGVYDRPQLAWSSQPKTDKDLAYWRRRGQDFSVLLGYSQKAGVEMKGLAAAPGAPRHPKESQLKGGTGAGYSRRSGLQGSCKVPSDCTWQSLGMESWNQPKKVGRQMSEGDREKLLQELYSLTLGDSVLSTHNKGKSQSLPRVLSPESMRCVEMPSLTNSNNSLSVTKTPSYPPNRLSVEPAKHHETGGHFLPLVKPKYGRPLKPPSYELQRQTRAPAETTGFQDHHHKDEPVSYLAKVNEPRQDACIQDSGLEPPVYVPPPSYKSPPHQNVTPHPLNEVPNTDTYASSDQQSPAERVVPCQRPAVNTFEAGGDPCKDNHLPHGKQSHARRPADYLRSVQYIPFDDPRIRHIKIAPPEGLQDSAKYTENACSPSSGALKERDLEVQYNSAFLDASNLSKSAKGERTSDSSTHSNRWLAPSIRDQENCALPDQRDSCSTTNHSPCNEASAEYTKGKLSVRNSHMDSTCETVTKVKKFEPGTGMQSKKSSKKKMNETIFCLVSIPVKSESNLPDTDRNNNITQSPDKNGFDNNGALQEQSLLSMSSTDLELQALTGSMTNKNELQKQELWRPEEFKQMNDLRFIQPTKHRELKYSGSWPGDQYKDQQTQTSFAEEPKSPQFLHGTKPGQPNSNKLLSPKLLGCTASVTGSKETGLPSDERSCKQSAYGMKGQMYLSQSSNSAFSRTASSVLQAPSLKAHQSQPMPLQERETGLLSKVDVVKGEAGAPCNSKELFGQFLLKPVSRRPWDAISELESFNKELQEQEESTSSEEDLESAAASPQAGALTQRRVSRNEKSNQEPKHGGKSATVVPEVPVFKSGRVKSKSESWSVGTEHGGEPGCIGSQGSSQPGGSSEGVGPADGSLITEMRTGEAKSRTSKQPVPVGPLNRVLSSSPSSSCHSNPFNNPVLQEMSEDQNYLDFVKLSKGATPTNDTVLERSSVVRLSLTKRNHRRSEPDLRSVGLDVAPGPGANNSDHSSNANAVEIPVNESLQARAARILGIDIAVESLLPDEHIGPQPGTRPANSAQDFQSSVGTTVSDKEGKKEGSYEGRRKCGWTESALFVGGQALYPDECQTTHQEASTKTLVTEQVLEQPASPSQGEDQNFVCKSAVYQHSEKRVRNTSKVIETLQGKLTSPPSRTAMDRLVRMKEVDSVSRMRRLSIKSADSGEEVDEEKLLRVQEERGSKLASSGAVSKRVISLSENGYLGGMDKKKINRDFSLDTYDPTKVEKV from the exons atgGGTCCTGCTGGAAAGAGCTTTCTGATGGCACAGCT GTATGATGGATACCGGCATGAAATCGCGGGGAACAGATCTGCCCAGAGAACGCTGAATGGGTTTGAGGCAGAATCAAGAGCTGGGGCTTACAGCAAGAAACCTCTGGTGAAAACCAACTCGAGCAGCACTGAGAGCAGCCATGGGAGCCAAGGGAGGCAAGCTGGTCCTGGTTATCACCATGACCTTCAGGGTTTGTCCACTTTTCATACTTCAGAAGGGGG GGTTTATGACAGGCCTCAATTAGCATGGTCTTCCCAGCCCAAGACTGATAAAGATCTTGCCTACTGGAGAAGACGAGGACAGGACTTCAGTGTGCTCCTAGGCTATTCCCAGAAAGCCGGTGTGGAAATGAAAGGCCTGGCTGCAGCCCCGGGAGCACCCCGGCACCCCAAGGAGAGTCAGCTGAAGGGGGGGACGGGCGCAGGGTACAGCAGAAGAAGCGGCTTGCAGGGGAGCTGCAAAGTGCCCAGCGACTGCACATGGCAAAGTCTGGGAATGGAAAGCTGGAACCAGCCAAAAAAGGTGGGGAGGCAAATGTCTGAGGGTGACAGGGAGAAGCTGCTTCAAGAGCTGTATTCACTGACCCTGGGAGACAGTGTACTGAGCACCCACAACAAGGGGAAATCGCAGTCGTTGCCGAGGGTCCTTTCACCCGAGAGCATGAGGTGCGTGGAAATGCCCTCCCTGACCAACAGTAACAACTCGCTCAGCGTAACTAAAACCCCCTCCTATCCCCCAAACAGACTGAGCGTGGAACCAGCCAAGCACCACGAAACAGGAGGCCATTTCCTTCCCCTGGTGAAACCCAAGTATGGGAGACCTCTCAAGCCTCCATCCTACGAACTGCAGCGGCAGACCAGGGCACCTGCGGAAACCACGGGTTTCCAGGACCACCACCACAAAGACGAACCCGTCTCCTACTTAGCCAAAGTTAATGAGCCAAGGCAAGATGCTTGCATTCAAGACTCTGGTTTGGAGCCCCCGGTCTACGTACCTCCTCCTTCTTACAAATCCCCACCTCACCAAAACGTGACCCCACATCCCCTCAATGAAGTGCCTAACACCGACACGTACGCTAGCAGCGATCAGCAGAGTCCTGCAGAGCGGGTTGTCCCCTGCCAACGACCAGCTGTGAATACTTTTGAAGCGGGGGGTGACCCTTGCAAAGACAACCATCTTCCTCACGGGAAGCAAAGCCATGCAAGGCGCCCTGCTGACTACCTGCGTTCTGTTCAGTATATTCCCTTTGATGATCCTCGGATAAGACATATTAAAATTGCACCACCGGAAGGTCTGCAGGACAGCGCtaaatacactgaaaatgcaTGTAGTCCCAGTTCTGGTGCTTTGAAAGAGAGAGATCTTGAAGTACAGTACAACAGTGCCTTTTTGGATGCATCAAACTTGTCCAAATCTGCAAAGGGAGAAAGAACTTCCGACAGCTCCACCCATAGCAACAGATGGTTGGCACCATCCATCCGAGATCAGGAAAACTGTGCCTTGCCGGACCAAAGAGACAGTTGTAGCACAACTAATCACAGTCCCTGTAATGAAGCCAGTGCAGAGTACACAAAAGGCAAACTTTCTGTAAGAAATTCACATATGGACAGCACCTGTGAGACTGTTACAAAAGTGAAAAAGTTTGAACCTGGAACTGGGATGCAGAGCAAAaagagttcaaagaaaaaaatgaatgaaactaTATTTTGTTTGGTCTCTATCCCAGTTAAATCAGAATCCAATCTGCCAGATACAGATAGGAACAACAACATAACCCAGAGCCCTGATAAGAATGGGTTTGATAACAATGGGGCTTTGCAAGAACAAAGTCTCTTAAGTATGTCTTCAACGGACTTGGAGTTACAAGCACTTACAGGAAGCATGACCAATAAAAATGAGTTACAAAAACAAGAGCTGTGGAGACCAGAGGAGTTCAAACAAATGAATGACCTCAGATTTATTCAGCCTACAAAACACAGAGAGCTCAAATACTCTGGCTCCTGGCCAGGTGATCAGTACAAAGACCAACAGACACAGACGAGTTTCGCCGAAGAACCTAAAAGCCCACAATTTTTACATGGTACAAAGCCTGGGCAGCCCAATAGTAACAAACTGCTGTCTCCAAAGCTTCTAGGATGTACAGCATCCGTAACAGGGTCAAAAGAGACAGGGTTACCTTCTGATGAGAGAAGCTGCAAACAGAGCGCTTACGGTATGAAGGGTCAGATGTACCTCAGCCAGTCTAGCAACAGTGCGTTTTCCAGGACTGCCAGCTCAGTCCTTCAGGCCCCCTCCCTAAAAGCCCACCAGAGCCAGCCCATGCCCCTCCAGGAGAGGGAAACTGGCCTTCTTTCCAAGGTGGATGTAGTTAAGGGAGAAGCAGGCGCTCCCTGCAACAGTAAAGAGCTGTTTGGGCAGTTCCTGTTGAAGCCTGTAAGTCGCCGTCCCTGGGACGCAATAAGTGAGCTGGAAAGTTTTAACAAGGAGCTGCAAGAGCAGGAGGAGAGCACGAGCAGTGAAGAAGATTTGGAAAGTGCTGCGGCTTCTCCGCAGGCAGGTGCCCTTACACAGAGGAGGGTGTCCAGAAATGAGAAGTCAAACCAGGAGCCAAAACATGGTGGGAAATCGGCAACAGTTGTGCCGGAGGTGCCTGTATTTAAGTCAGGAAGAGTTAAAAGTAAGTCTGAAAGTTGGAGTGTGGGGACAGAGCATGGTGGTGAGCCAGGCTGCATTGGCTCTCAAGGCTCCTCGCAGCCAGGAGGGAGCAGTGAAGGAGTCGGGCCAGCAGATGGAAGTCTGATAACAGAAATGAGGACAGGGGAAGCCAAGAGCAGAACAAGCAAGCAGCCAGTTCCTGTGGGCCCTCTTAACAGAGTTTTGTCCAGTAGCCCAAGCAGTTCATGTCACAGTAATCCTTTCAATAACCCTGTCTTGCAGGAGATGAGTGAAGACCAAAATTACCTAGACTTTGTTAAACTGAGCAAAGGTGCAACTCCCACAAATGATACGGTATTAGAGAGAAGCTCAGTAGTACGCTTGTCACTAACAAAGCGGAACCACAGGCGCTCTGAGCCGGATTTGAGGTCAGTGGGACTTGATGTAGCCCCAGGACCTGGTGCTAACAATTCTGATCACTCTTCAAATGCAAATGCAGTGGAAATCCCTGTGAATGAGTCGTTGCAGGCGAGAGCTGCAAGAATTTTAGGTATAGATATAGCAGTAGAGTCTCTCCTTCCAGATGAACACATTGGGCCCCAGCCAGGCACTCGCCCTGCAAACAGTGCCCAGGACTTCCAGTCATCAGTGGGGACCACAGTAAgtgacaaagaaggaaaaaaagagggatcTTATGAAGGTAGACGAAAGTGTGGCTGGACAGAGAGTGCTCTCTTTGTGGGAGGCCAAGCTTTATATCCTGATGAATGCCAGACCACTCACCAGGAAGCCAGCACTAAAACACTGGTAACTGAGCAAGTTCTTGAACAACCTGCGAGTCCCAGCCAAGGTGAGGACCAAAACTTCGTCTGCAAGTCAGCTGTGTATCAGCATTCAGAAAAGAGAGTCAGAAACACATCAAAGGTGATAGAGACACTCCAAGGCAAGCTCACTTCTCCTCCTAGCCGGACTGCCATGGATCGCTTAGTGCGAATGAAAGAAGTTGACTCTGTGTCCCGGATGAGACGTCTGAGCATTAAGAGCGCAGACTCGGGAGAGGAGGTGGATGAGGAGAAGCTGTTGAGGGtacaggaggagagaggaagcaaATTGGCAAGCTCTGGGGCTGTTTCCAAGCGTGTTATCTCTCTCAGTGAAAATGGATATTTAGGTGGAATGGACAAGAAGAAGATCAACAGAGATTTTTCTTTAG atacatATGACCCCACCAAAGTTGAAAAGGTGTGA
- the JCAD gene encoding junctional cadherin 5-associated protein isoform X3 → MQAISEHGVMGPAGKSFLMAQLYDGYRHEIAGNRSAQRTLNGFEAESRAGAYSKKPLVKTNSSSTESSHGSQGRQAGPGYHHDLQGLSTFHTSEGGVYDRPQLAWSSQPKTDKDLAYWRRRGQDFSVLLGYSQKAGVEMKGLAAAPGAPRHPKESQLKGGTGAGYSRRSGLQGSCKVPSDCTWQSLGMESWNQPKKVGRQMSEGDREKLLQELYSLTLGDSVLSTHNKGKSQSLPRVLSPESMRCVEMPSLTNSNNSLSVTKTPSYPPNRLSVEPAKHHETGGHFLPLVKPKYGRPLKPPSYELQRQTRAPAETTGFQDHHHKDEPVSYLAKVNEPRQDACIQDSGLEPPVYVPPPSYKSPPHQNVTPHPLNEVPNTDTYASSDQQSPAERVVPCQRPAVNTFEAGGDPCKDNHLPHGKQSHARRPADYLRSVQYIPFDDPRIRHIKIAPPEGLQDSAKYTENACSPSSGALKERDLEVQYNSAFLDASNLSKSAKGERTSDSSTHSNRWLAPSIRDQENCALPDQRDSCSTTNHSPCNEASAEYTKGKLSVRNSHMDSTCETVTKVKKFEPGTGMQSKKSSKKKMNETIFCLVSIPVKSESNLPDTDRNNNITQSPDKNGFDNNGALQEQSLLSMSSTDLELQALTGSMTNKNELQKQELWRPEEFKQMNDLRFIQPTKHRELKYSGSWPGDQYKDQQTQTSFAEEPKSPQFLHGTKPGQPNSNKLLSPKLLGCTASVTGSKETGLPSDERSCKQSAYGMKGQMYLSQSSNSAFSRTASSVLQAPSLKAHQSQPMPLQERETGLLSKVDVVKGEAGAPCNSKELFGQFLLKPVSRRPWDAISELESFNKELQEQEESTSSEEDLESAAASPQAGALTQRRVSRNEKSNQEPKHGGKSATVVPEVPVFKSGRVKSKSESWSVGTEHGGEPGCIGSQGSSQPGGSSEGVGPADGSLITEMRTGEAKSRTSKQPVPVGPLNRVLSSSPSSSCHSNPFNNPVLQEMSEDQNYLDFVKLSKGATPTNDTVLERSSVVRLSLTKRNHRRSEPDLRSVGLDVAPGPGANNSDHSSNANAVEIPVNESLQARAARILGIDIAVESLLPDEHIGPQPGTRPANSAQDFQSSVGTTVSDKEGKKEGSYEGRRKCGWTESALFVGGQALYPDECQTTHQEASTKTLVTEQVLEQPASPSQGEDQNFVCKSAVYQHSEKRVRNTSKVIETLQGKLTSPPSRTAMDRLVRMKEVDSVSRMRRLSIKSADSGEEVDEEKLLRVQEERGSKLASSGAVSKRVISLSENGYLGGMDKKKINRDFSLDTYDPTKVEKV, encoded by the exons ATGCAAGCCATTTCAGAGCACGGAG tgatgGGTCCTGCTGGAAAGAGCTTTCTGATGGCACAGCT GTATGATGGATACCGGCATGAAATCGCGGGGAACAGATCTGCCCAGAGAACGCTGAATGGGTTTGAGGCAGAATCAAGAGCTGGGGCTTACAGCAAGAAACCTCTGGTGAAAACCAACTCGAGCAGCACTGAGAGCAGCCATGGGAGCCAAGGGAGGCAAGCTGGTCCTGGTTATCACCATGACCTTCAGGGTTTGTCCACTTTTCATACTTCAGAAGGGGG GGTTTATGACAGGCCTCAATTAGCATGGTCTTCCCAGCCCAAGACTGATAAAGATCTTGCCTACTGGAGAAGACGAGGACAGGACTTCAGTGTGCTCCTAGGCTATTCCCAGAAAGCCGGTGTGGAAATGAAAGGCCTGGCTGCAGCCCCGGGAGCACCCCGGCACCCCAAGGAGAGTCAGCTGAAGGGGGGGACGGGCGCAGGGTACAGCAGAAGAAGCGGCTTGCAGGGGAGCTGCAAAGTGCCCAGCGACTGCACATGGCAAAGTCTGGGAATGGAAAGCTGGAACCAGCCAAAAAAGGTGGGGAGGCAAATGTCTGAGGGTGACAGGGAGAAGCTGCTTCAAGAGCTGTATTCACTGACCCTGGGAGACAGTGTACTGAGCACCCACAACAAGGGGAAATCGCAGTCGTTGCCGAGGGTCCTTTCACCCGAGAGCATGAGGTGCGTGGAAATGCCCTCCCTGACCAACAGTAACAACTCGCTCAGCGTAACTAAAACCCCCTCCTATCCCCCAAACAGACTGAGCGTGGAACCAGCCAAGCACCACGAAACAGGAGGCCATTTCCTTCCCCTGGTGAAACCCAAGTATGGGAGACCTCTCAAGCCTCCATCCTACGAACTGCAGCGGCAGACCAGGGCACCTGCGGAAACCACGGGTTTCCAGGACCACCACCACAAAGACGAACCCGTCTCCTACTTAGCCAAAGTTAATGAGCCAAGGCAAGATGCTTGCATTCAAGACTCTGGTTTGGAGCCCCCGGTCTACGTACCTCCTCCTTCTTACAAATCCCCACCTCACCAAAACGTGACCCCACATCCCCTCAATGAAGTGCCTAACACCGACACGTACGCTAGCAGCGATCAGCAGAGTCCTGCAGAGCGGGTTGTCCCCTGCCAACGACCAGCTGTGAATACTTTTGAAGCGGGGGGTGACCCTTGCAAAGACAACCATCTTCCTCACGGGAAGCAAAGCCATGCAAGGCGCCCTGCTGACTACCTGCGTTCTGTTCAGTATATTCCCTTTGATGATCCTCGGATAAGACATATTAAAATTGCACCACCGGAAGGTCTGCAGGACAGCGCtaaatacactgaaaatgcaTGTAGTCCCAGTTCTGGTGCTTTGAAAGAGAGAGATCTTGAAGTACAGTACAACAGTGCCTTTTTGGATGCATCAAACTTGTCCAAATCTGCAAAGGGAGAAAGAACTTCCGACAGCTCCACCCATAGCAACAGATGGTTGGCACCATCCATCCGAGATCAGGAAAACTGTGCCTTGCCGGACCAAAGAGACAGTTGTAGCACAACTAATCACAGTCCCTGTAATGAAGCCAGTGCAGAGTACACAAAAGGCAAACTTTCTGTAAGAAATTCACATATGGACAGCACCTGTGAGACTGTTACAAAAGTGAAAAAGTTTGAACCTGGAACTGGGATGCAGAGCAAAaagagttcaaagaaaaaaatgaatgaaactaTATTTTGTTTGGTCTCTATCCCAGTTAAATCAGAATCCAATCTGCCAGATACAGATAGGAACAACAACATAACCCAGAGCCCTGATAAGAATGGGTTTGATAACAATGGGGCTTTGCAAGAACAAAGTCTCTTAAGTATGTCTTCAACGGACTTGGAGTTACAAGCACTTACAGGAAGCATGACCAATAAAAATGAGTTACAAAAACAAGAGCTGTGGAGACCAGAGGAGTTCAAACAAATGAATGACCTCAGATTTATTCAGCCTACAAAACACAGAGAGCTCAAATACTCTGGCTCCTGGCCAGGTGATCAGTACAAAGACCAACAGACACAGACGAGTTTCGCCGAAGAACCTAAAAGCCCACAATTTTTACATGGTACAAAGCCTGGGCAGCCCAATAGTAACAAACTGCTGTCTCCAAAGCTTCTAGGATGTACAGCATCCGTAACAGGGTCAAAAGAGACAGGGTTACCTTCTGATGAGAGAAGCTGCAAACAGAGCGCTTACGGTATGAAGGGTCAGATGTACCTCAGCCAGTCTAGCAACAGTGCGTTTTCCAGGACTGCCAGCTCAGTCCTTCAGGCCCCCTCCCTAAAAGCCCACCAGAGCCAGCCCATGCCCCTCCAGGAGAGGGAAACTGGCCTTCTTTCCAAGGTGGATGTAGTTAAGGGAGAAGCAGGCGCTCCCTGCAACAGTAAAGAGCTGTTTGGGCAGTTCCTGTTGAAGCCTGTAAGTCGCCGTCCCTGGGACGCAATAAGTGAGCTGGAAAGTTTTAACAAGGAGCTGCAAGAGCAGGAGGAGAGCACGAGCAGTGAAGAAGATTTGGAAAGTGCTGCGGCTTCTCCGCAGGCAGGTGCCCTTACACAGAGGAGGGTGTCCAGAAATGAGAAGTCAAACCAGGAGCCAAAACATGGTGGGAAATCGGCAACAGTTGTGCCGGAGGTGCCTGTATTTAAGTCAGGAAGAGTTAAAAGTAAGTCTGAAAGTTGGAGTGTGGGGACAGAGCATGGTGGTGAGCCAGGCTGCATTGGCTCTCAAGGCTCCTCGCAGCCAGGAGGGAGCAGTGAAGGAGTCGGGCCAGCAGATGGAAGTCTGATAACAGAAATGAGGACAGGGGAAGCCAAGAGCAGAACAAGCAAGCAGCCAGTTCCTGTGGGCCCTCTTAACAGAGTTTTGTCCAGTAGCCCAAGCAGTTCATGTCACAGTAATCCTTTCAATAACCCTGTCTTGCAGGAGATGAGTGAAGACCAAAATTACCTAGACTTTGTTAAACTGAGCAAAGGTGCAACTCCCACAAATGATACGGTATTAGAGAGAAGCTCAGTAGTACGCTTGTCACTAACAAAGCGGAACCACAGGCGCTCTGAGCCGGATTTGAGGTCAGTGGGACTTGATGTAGCCCCAGGACCTGGTGCTAACAATTCTGATCACTCTTCAAATGCAAATGCAGTGGAAATCCCTGTGAATGAGTCGTTGCAGGCGAGAGCTGCAAGAATTTTAGGTATAGATATAGCAGTAGAGTCTCTCCTTCCAGATGAACACATTGGGCCCCAGCCAGGCACTCGCCCTGCAAACAGTGCCCAGGACTTCCAGTCATCAGTGGGGACCACAGTAAgtgacaaagaaggaaaaaaagagggatcTTATGAAGGTAGACGAAAGTGTGGCTGGACAGAGAGTGCTCTCTTTGTGGGAGGCCAAGCTTTATATCCTGATGAATGCCAGACCACTCACCAGGAAGCCAGCACTAAAACACTGGTAACTGAGCAAGTTCTTGAACAACCTGCGAGTCCCAGCCAAGGTGAGGACCAAAACTTCGTCTGCAAGTCAGCTGTGTATCAGCATTCAGAAAAGAGAGTCAGAAACACATCAAAGGTGATAGAGACACTCCAAGGCAAGCTCACTTCTCCTCCTAGCCGGACTGCCATGGATCGCTTAGTGCGAATGAAAGAAGTTGACTCTGTGTCCCGGATGAGACGTCTGAGCATTAAGAGCGCAGACTCGGGAGAGGAGGTGGATGAGGAGAAGCTGTTGAGGGtacaggaggagagaggaagcaaATTGGCAAGCTCTGGGGCTGTTTCCAAGCGTGTTATCTCTCTCAGTGAAAATGGATATTTAGGTGGAATGGACAAGAAGAAGATCAACAGAGATTTTTCTTTAG atacatATGACCCCACCAAAGTTGAAAAGGTGTGA